Proteins from one Mycobacterium adipatum genomic window:
- the ligD gene encoding non-homologous end-joining DNA ligase, which yields MPSEAEVIDVDGVAVRFTNRDKPYFPALGAKGTKGALFDYYLAVADRMVELLRDRPVHLQRFPDGIEGEEIYQKRVPQKHPDYLQTCTVTFPSGRTADALKITHPAAIAWAAQMGSVTLHPWQVRCPDTEHPDELRIDLDPQPGTGFVQAREVAVEVLKPLLDELGLVGYPKTSGGRGVHVFLRIATDWDFIAVRRAGIALAREVERRAPQAVTTSWWKEERGQRLFIDYNQNARDRTFASAYSARKTPIATVSTPLTWEELRDADPDDYTIATVPEFIAGRPDPWAGIDDDSQSIELLLDMVKADEERGLGDLPYPPSYPKMPGEPPRVQPSKKVAENWDAEGNRIAD from the coding sequence ATGCCGAGCGAGGCCGAAGTGATCGATGTCGACGGGGTGGCCGTGCGGTTCACCAACCGTGACAAACCCTACTTTCCGGCCCTCGGCGCGAAGGGCACCAAGGGCGCACTGTTCGACTACTATCTGGCCGTCGCGGACCGAATGGTAGAACTGTTGCGCGACAGGCCCGTTCATCTGCAGCGCTTTCCCGACGGCATCGAGGGCGAGGAGATCTACCAGAAACGGGTTCCGCAGAAGCACCCCGATTATCTGCAGACCTGCACCGTCACCTTCCCGTCCGGGCGCACCGCCGACGCGCTGAAGATCACCCACCCGGCCGCCATCGCGTGGGCGGCGCAGATGGGTTCGGTGACGCTGCACCCGTGGCAGGTGCGCTGCCCGGACACCGAGCATCCCGACGAACTGCGCATCGATCTCGACCCGCAGCCGGGAACCGGGTTCGTGCAGGCCCGCGAGGTCGCCGTGGAGGTGCTCAAGCCACTGCTCGACGAGCTCGGCCTGGTCGGCTACCCGAAGACGTCCGGTGGCCGCGGCGTACACGTCTTCCTGCGGATCGCCACCGACTGGGATTTCATCGCGGTGCGCCGCGCCGGTATTGCGCTGGCCCGCGAGGTCGAGCGCCGGGCTCCGCAAGCGGTCACCACGTCGTGGTGGAAGGAGGAGCGCGGGCAACGGTTGTTCATCGATTACAACCAGAACGCCCGCGACCGCACGTTCGCCTCGGCCTACTCGGCGCGCAAGACACCGATAGCGACGGTGTCGACGCCGTTGACGTGGGAGGAGTTGCGCGACGCCGACCCCGACGACTACACGATCGCCACGGTGCCCGAGTTCATTGCCGGCCGCCCCGATCCGTGGGCGGGTATCGACGACGATTCCCAGTCGATCGAGTTGCTACTGGACATGGTGAAGGCCGACGAGGAGCGCGGGCTGGGAGACCTGCCGTACCCGCCCAGCTATCCGAAGATGCCCGGGGAGCCGCCGCGGGTGCAGCCGAGCAAGAAGGTCGCCGAGAACTGGGACGCGGAGGGGAACCGGATCGCCGACTGA
- a CDS encoding S1C family serine protease yields the protein MRTVHTRRWLTALFTAIAAVLLVFPATAAAEPGDLGWAADQVEPAVVRLDTVVDYQHVMGTGTGFVIDGAGQVLTNYHVVQGADVITAVVGGRSFGADIVGFDRGRDIAVLQLRGGGGAPTVALGDSTGIVVGEPVIAIGNARGSNSPLTRESGTVTALGRTISAEDELTGAKTQMTGLFEIAAPVRAGDSGGPVVNAAGQVIGVTTAATVNFQTDPGGEGFAIPINDAMAIANQIRSRIPSDTVHIGPPTLLGVGVSSAEQHEAFPGVLVREVLRGGPAEQAGLANGDVILTIDETPIESAADLTRVLDRHYPGDVIGLTWVDRAGQHRTGKAVLTPGS from the coding sequence ATGCGCACGGTCCACACCCGGCGGTGGCTCACCGCCCTGTTCACCGCCATCGCCGCCGTCCTGCTGGTCTTCCCGGCCACCGCTGCCGCCGAGCCGGGAGATCTCGGCTGGGCCGCCGATCAGGTCGAGCCTGCGGTGGTGCGCCTGGACACCGTCGTGGACTACCAGCACGTGATGGGCACCGGCACCGGCTTCGTGATCGACGGTGCCGGCCAGGTGCTGACGAACTATCACGTCGTGCAGGGCGCCGACGTGATCACCGCCGTGGTCGGGGGCCGTTCCTTCGGCGCCGATATCGTCGGCTTCGACCGCGGCCGCGATATCGCGGTGCTGCAGCTGCGCGGCGGCGGCGGTGCGCCCACCGTCGCACTGGGCGACTCCACCGGCATCGTGGTCGGCGAACCGGTCATCGCCATCGGCAACGCCCGGGGCAGCAACAGCCCGTTGACCCGGGAATCCGGCACCGTGACCGCACTCGGTCGCACCATCAGCGCCGAAGACGAACTGACCGGCGCCAAGACCCAGATGACCGGGCTGTTCGAGATCGCCGCACCCGTGCGGGCGGGCGATTCGGGTGGCCCGGTGGTCAACGCCGCCGGGCAGGTCATCGGCGTGACGACCGCGGCGACGGTGAACTTTCAGACCGACCCGGGTGGGGAGGGCTTCGCCATCCCGATCAATGACGCCATGGCGATCGCCAACCAGATCCGGTCACGGATACCGTCGGACACCGTGCACATCGGCCCGCCGACCCTGCTCGGGGTGGGCGTGAGCAGTGCCGAACAGCACGAGGCTTTTCCCGGCGTCCTCGTCCGCGAAGTTCTCCGCGGCGGCCCCGCCGAGCAGGCCGGACTGGCCAACGGGGACGTGATCCTGACCATCGACGAGACCCCGATCGAGTCGGCCGCCGACCTCACCCGGGTACTGGACCGGCACTATCCCGGCGATGTCATCGGTTTGACGTGGGTCGACCGGGCCGGCCAGCACCGCACCGGCAAGGCGGTCCTGACACCCGGGTCCTGA
- a CDS encoding aminotransferase class I/II-fold pyridoxal phosphate-dependent enzyme, translating to MSFESLSRDELTAQHELQQRNYAELQAKGLALDLTRGKPSAAQLDLSNDLLELPGRDAYRDAEGTDTRNYGGLHGLPELRAIFGELLDIPVQNLIAGNNASLEFMHDTVVYSLLHGGVDSPRPWSAEPGVKFLCPSPGYDRHFAISESFGIEMLPVPLREDGPDVDLIEELVAADPAVRGMWCVPVYSNPTGTTYSRETITRLLQMRTAAPDFRLFWDNAYAVHTITGEFVEPVNVLALAEAAGNPNRPLVFASTSKMTFAGAGVSFFGASADNIAWYLRHAGKKSIGPDKVNQLRHLRFFGDAEGVRRHMQRHRDLLAPKFALVAEILSDRLDAAKIASWTDPQGGYFVSLDVWPGTARRTIALAKDAGIAVTAAGAAFPYGKDPEDKNIRIAPSFPPESDLRAAIDGLSTCALLAATESLLARD from the coding sequence GTGTCGTTTGAATCACTGAGCCGCGACGAACTGACGGCTCAGCACGAACTGCAGCAGCGCAACTACGCCGAGCTGCAGGCCAAGGGCCTGGCACTGGATCTGACCCGGGGCAAGCCGTCGGCGGCGCAACTGGACCTGTCCAATGACCTGCTCGAACTTCCGGGCCGGGATGCCTACCGGGACGCCGAGGGCACCGACACCCGCAACTACGGCGGCCTGCACGGCCTGCCGGAGCTACGCGCGATCTTCGGTGAGCTGCTCGACATCCCGGTGCAGAACTTGATCGCCGGCAACAACGCCAGCCTGGAGTTCATGCACGACACGGTGGTCTACTCGCTGCTGCACGGCGGTGTCGACTCCCCGCGACCCTGGTCGGCGGAGCCCGGCGTGAAGTTCCTCTGCCCGTCACCGGGCTATGACCGGCATTTCGCGATCTCCGAGAGCTTCGGTATCGAGATGCTCCCGGTGCCCCTGCGCGAGGACGGCCCGGACGTCGACCTCATCGAAGAACTGGTCGCCGCCGACCCGGCGGTGCGGGGCATGTGGTGCGTGCCGGTGTACTCGAACCCGACCGGCACCACCTATTCGCGGGAGACCATCACTCGGCTGCTGCAGATGCGCACCGCCGCCCCGGACTTCCGGCTGTTCTGGGACAACGCCTACGCCGTGCACACCATCACGGGCGAGTTCGTCGAGCCGGTCAATGTGCTGGCGCTGGCCGAAGCCGCGGGCAACCCGAACCGGCCGCTGGTGTTCGCCTCCACCTCGAAGATGACCTTCGCCGGTGCCGGGGTGAGTTTCTTCGGCGCCTCGGCGGACAACATCGCCTGGTATCTGCGGCACGCCGGTAAGAAATCGATCGGCCCGGACAAGGTGAACCAGCTGCGGCACCTGCGCTTCTTCGGCGACGCCGAGGGTGTCCGGCGGCATATGCAGCGCCACCGTGACCTCCTGGCCCCCAAGTTCGCCCTCGTGGCCGAGATCCTGTCCGACCGGCTGGACGCCGCGAAGATCGCCTCGTGGACCGATCCCCAGGGCGGCTACTTCGTCAGCCTGGACGTCTGGCCCGGTACGGCGCGCCGCACCATCGCACTGGCCAAGGACGCCGGTATCGCCGTCACCGCGGCCGGCGCGGCCTTCCCGTACGGAAAAGACCCGGAGGACAAGAACATCCGGATTGCCCCGAGTTTCCCGCCGGAGTCCGACCTGCGCGCGGCCATCGACGGACTGTCGACCTGCGCACTACTGGCGGCCACCGAGTCGCTGCTGGCTCGTGATTAG
- a CDS encoding DNA polymerase III subunits gamma/tau: MALYRKYRPASFAEVVGQEHVTAPLSTALSAGRINHAYLFSGPRGCGKTSSARILARSLNCEQGPTPTPCGVCDSCVALAPNGPGNVDVVELDAASHGGVDDTRELRDRAFYAPAQSRYRIFIVDEAHMVTTAGFNALLKIVEEPPDHLIFVFATTEPEKVLPTIRSRTHHYPFRLLAPKTMRTLLERICRDEGVTVEDAVYPLVIRAGGGSPRDSLSVLDQLVAGADGNRVLYQRALSLLGATDVALIDDAVDALAAGDAAALFGAVESVIDAGHDPRRFAVDLLERFRDLIVLQAVPDAADRGVVDAPDGVLDRMREQAAKVGSATLARYAEAVHAGLGEMRGATAPRLLLEVVCARLLLPSAHDTESALLQRIERIETRLDMALPGDGSAPVPAASPTPAKQFVRASRAQAAAEATPEPVPQPRPLPTPEPTPEPEPAPEPVPVPRPAPAPEPVAPPVPEPAPAPVPPPRPAPVPEPEPAPAAPPAAAAVGQPDAAAVRSMWDTVREKVNARSKPVNAMLADAIVRAVDGDTLVLSHRAPPLAKRLSEQRNVEVIREALKDALGVNWQVRCVPDSGEPAPSDAGPAPRQDQRAEEERMLAEANSDTSEVVRRDPEEVAIELLQTELGAKRIDRG, translated from the coding sequence GTGGCGCTCTACCGGAAGTACCGACCCGCAAGCTTCGCCGAGGTCGTCGGCCAGGAGCATGTCACCGCACCACTGTCAACGGCGCTGTCCGCCGGCCGTATCAACCACGCGTACCTGTTCTCCGGTCCGCGCGGCTGCGGCAAGACCTCGTCGGCGCGCATCCTGGCCCGTTCGTTGAACTGCGAACAGGGGCCCACCCCGACACCGTGCGGGGTCTGCGACTCCTGTGTGGCGCTCGCCCCCAACGGCCCGGGCAATGTCGACGTCGTGGAGCTCGACGCCGCCAGCCACGGCGGTGTGGACGACACCCGCGAGCTACGCGACCGCGCGTTCTACGCGCCGGCGCAGTCGCGGTACCGCATCTTCATCGTCGACGAGGCCCACATGGTCACCACCGCGGGCTTCAACGCGCTGCTCAAGATCGTCGAGGAGCCACCGGACCACCTGATCTTCGTGTTCGCCACCACCGAACCGGAGAAGGTGCTGCCGACCATCCGGTCCCGGACGCATCACTACCCGTTCCGGTTGCTGGCACCCAAGACGATGCGCACTCTGCTGGAACGCATCTGCCGCGATGAGGGCGTCACGGTGGAGGACGCCGTCTATCCGCTGGTGATCCGCGCCGGCGGCGGTTCGCCGCGCGACAGTCTGTCGGTGCTCGACCAGCTGGTCGCCGGCGCCGACGGCAACCGGGTGCTCTACCAGCGGGCGTTGTCGCTGCTGGGTGCCACCGATGTCGCCCTGATCGACGACGCGGTGGACGCGCTGGCCGCCGGCGATGCCGCCGCGTTGTTCGGAGCGGTCGAATCGGTGATCGATGCCGGCCACGACCCGCGCCGCTTCGCCGTCGACCTGCTGGAACGATTCCGCGATCTCATTGTGCTGCAAGCAGTTCCGGATGCCGCCGATCGCGGCGTGGTCGATGCCCCGGACGGCGTGCTGGACCGGATGCGCGAGCAGGCCGCCAAGGTGGGATCGGCGACGTTGGCGCGGTACGCCGAGGCGGTGCATGCCGGTCTCGGCGAGATGCGCGGCGCAACGGCGCCGCGACTGCTGCTGGAGGTGGTCTGCGCCCGGCTGTTGCTGCCGTCGGCCCACGACACCGAATCAGCTCTGCTGCAACGGATCGAGCGCATCGAGACCCGCCTCGACATGGCCCTTCCGGGTGACGGGTCCGCCCCGGTGCCCGCTGCGTCGCCGACCCCGGCCAAACAGTTCGTCCGGGCCAGCCGCGCCCAGGCGGCGGCCGAGGCCACACCCGAGCCGGTGCCCCAGCCCAGGCCGTTGCCGACCCCCGAGCCGACCCCCGAACCCGAACCGGCACCCGAACCCGTACCGGTGCCGCGGCCTGCGCCGGCCCCCGAACCGGTCGCCCCGCCGGTCCCCGAGCCGGCTCCGGCACCCGTGCCGCCGCCCCGACCGGCGCCGGTCCCCGAACCCGAACCGGCACCCGCCGCGCCGCCGGCGGCTGCCGCCGTCGGCCAGCCCGATGCCGCCGCGGTGCGCTCGATGTGGGACACCGTGCGGGAGAAGGTGAATGCCCGCAGCAAGCCGGTCAACGCGATGCTGGCCGATGCCATCGTGCGAGCGGTCGACGGTGACACGCTGGTGCTCAGCCACCGGGCGCCCCCACTGGCCAAGCGGCTCAGCGAGCAGCGCAATGTGGAGGTCATCCGGGAGGCGCTCAAAGATGCGCTCGGGGTGAACTGGCAGGTCCGGTGTGTGCCGGACTCCGGCGAGCCGGCGCCCTCCGACGCCGGGCCCGCCCCGCGTCAGGATCAGCGGGCCGAAGAGGAACGCATGCTGGCCGAGGCCAACAGTGACACCTCGGAGGTGGTACGCCGCGACCCGGAGGAAGTGGCGATCGAATTGCTGCAGACCGAGTTGGGTGCCAAGCGGATCGACCGGGGCTGA
- a CDS encoding class I SAM-dependent methyltransferase: MTTFRDRTEPGKLSLAEVLQAFTSGRLPVKFTAYDGSTSGPEDAAVGLRLASPRGTTYLATAPGELGLARAYVAGDIEPLGVHPGDPYDLLRALADKTAIKRPPARVLANVIGSIGLEHLVPIAPPPQEALPRWRRIAEGLRHSRNRDAEAIHHHYDVSNAFYERVLGASMTYTCACYPDGQATLEEAQDNKYRLVFEKLRLKPGDRLLDVGCGWGSMVRYAARRGVRAVGVTLSAEQAAWAQRAIADEGLSALAEVRHGDYRDVRESGFDAVSSIGLTEHIGVANYPAYFAFLQAKMRTGALLLNHCITRPNNRAGATASFFIDRYVFPDGELTGSGRIIAAAQDVGLEVLHEENLRHHYALTLRDWCANLVTHWDEAVAEVGLPTARVWGLYMAGSRLGFESNVVQLHQVLAVKLDDRGGDGGLPMRPWWTP; this comes from the coding sequence GTGACTACGTTCAGAGACCGCACCGAGCCGGGCAAGCTCAGTCTCGCCGAGGTGCTGCAGGCCTTCACCTCCGGCCGGCTCCCCGTGAAGTTCACCGCCTATGACGGCAGCACGTCGGGCCCGGAGGACGCCGCGGTCGGCCTGAGATTGGCGTCGCCACGCGGCACCACCTACCTGGCGACCGCGCCGGGCGAGCTGGGTCTGGCGCGCGCCTACGTGGCGGGCGACATCGAGCCGCTGGGTGTGCATCCCGGCGACCCCTATGACCTGCTGCGCGCACTCGCGGACAAGACGGCGATCAAGCGCCCGCCCGCACGCGTCCTTGCCAATGTCATCGGATCGATCGGCTTGGAGCACCTTGTCCCGATCGCACCGCCCCCGCAGGAGGCACTGCCCCGCTGGCGGCGTATCGCAGAAGGCCTGCGGCACAGCCGCAACCGTGACGCCGAAGCGATCCACCACCACTACGACGTGTCGAACGCCTTTTACGAGCGGGTGCTCGGGGCGTCGATGACCTACACCTGCGCGTGCTATCCGGATGGGCAGGCGACGCTGGAGGAAGCGCAGGACAACAAGTACCGGTTGGTGTTCGAGAAGTTGCGGCTCAAGCCCGGGGACCGGTTGCTCGACGTCGGCTGCGGCTGGGGCAGCATGGTGCGCTACGCCGCCCGGCGCGGAGTGCGGGCAGTGGGTGTCACGTTGTCCGCGGAGCAGGCCGCGTGGGCGCAGCGCGCCATCGCCGACGAGGGCCTGTCCGCACTGGCCGAGGTGCGACACGGCGACTACCGCGATGTCCGCGAATCCGGTTTCGACGCGGTGTCCTCGATCGGCCTGACCGAACACATCGGCGTGGCCAACTATCCGGCGTATTTCGCCTTCCTGCAGGCGAAGATGCGTACCGGCGCATTGCTGCTCAACCACTGCATCACCCGCCCGAACAACCGGGCCGGCGCAACGGCGAGCTTCTTCATCGATCGCTATGTGTTCCCCGATGGGGAGCTGACCGGGTCGGGGCGCATCATCGCCGCAGCGCAGGATGTCGGCCTGGAGGTACTGCACGAGGAGAACCTGCGCCACCATTACGCGTTGACGCTGCGCGACTGGTGCGCCAACCTCGTCACCCACTGGGACGAAGCCGTCGCCGAGGTCGGCCTGCCCACCGCCAGGGTGTGGGGCCTCTACATGGCCGGCTCCCGGCTCGGCTTCGAATCCAATGTCGTTCAGCTGCACCAAGTTCTGGCGGTCAAGTTGGATGATCGCGGCGGTGACGGCGGTCTGCCGATGCGGCCCTGGTGGACTCCGTGA
- a CDS encoding FAD-binding oxidoreductase, which produces MSVVATDAQAVHGAGVQRLLASYRAVPPAATVRLRKPTSNLFRARERNAAPGLDTSGLTGVISVDAHTRTADVSGMCTYEELVAATLPYGLSPLVVPQLKTITLGGAVTGLGIESASFRNGLPHESVLELDILTGAGEIVTANRDLHSDLFRAFPNSYGTLGYAVRLRIELEPVAPYVALRHLRFHSLDELVAAMDRIIETRGYQGVPVHYLDGVVFSADESYLCLGFQTDTAGPVSDYTGREIYYRSIQHDHGERHDRLTIADYLWRWDTDWFWCSRAFGAQHPVLRRLWPRRYRRSSFYWKLIGYDRRFGIADRIEKRNGRPPRERVVQDVEVPLENCGAFLNWFLDNVPIEPIWLCPLRLRDQGAQWPLYPLRPHHSYVNIGFWSSVPAGPAPGHTNRLIERKVSELDGHKSLYSESFYSADEFDARYGGEAYRAVKTVYDPDGRLLDLYAKAVQNR; this is translated from the coding sequence GTGTCTGTTGTTGCAACTGACGCACAAGCTGTGCACGGGGCGGGCGTGCAGCGACTACTGGCAAGCTATCGAGCCGTCCCCCCGGCAGCGACCGTGCGGCTGCGCAAACCCACGTCGAACTTGTTCCGGGCGCGGGAACGCAACGCTGCCCCCGGACTGGACACCTCGGGGCTCACCGGCGTCATCTCGGTGGACGCGCACACGCGCACCGCCGATGTCTCGGGCATGTGCACCTATGAGGAGCTGGTGGCGGCCACCCTGCCCTACGGCCTGTCCCCGCTGGTGGTGCCCCAACTCAAGACCATCACCCTCGGCGGCGCGGTCACCGGGCTGGGGATCGAGTCGGCGTCGTTCCGTAACGGGCTACCCCACGAGTCGGTGCTCGAGCTCGACATCCTCACCGGCGCCGGTGAAATCGTCACCGCAAATCGAGATCTGCACTCGGACTTGTTCCGTGCCTTCCCCAACTCCTACGGCACGCTCGGCTATGCGGTGCGGTTGCGTATCGAACTGGAGCCGGTGGCGCCCTACGTTGCGCTGCGTCATCTGCGCTTCCACTCGCTCGACGAGCTGGTGGCGGCGATGGACCGCATCATCGAGACCCGCGGTTACCAGGGTGTGCCCGTGCATTACCTCGACGGTGTGGTGTTCAGCGCCGACGAGAGCTACCTCTGCCTGGGGTTTCAGACCGACACGGCGGGCCCGGTCAGCGATTACACCGGCCGTGAGATCTACTACCGGTCCATTCAGCACGACCACGGCGAACGTCACGACCGCCTCACCATCGCCGATTACCTGTGGCGCTGGGACACCGACTGGTTCTGGTGTTCAAGGGCTTTCGGTGCCCAGCATCCGGTGCTGCGCCGGCTGTGGCCGCGGCGCTACCGGCGCAGCAGCTTCTATTGGAAGCTCATCGGTTACGACCGGCGTTTCGGTATCGCCGACCGGATCGAGAAGCGCAACGGGCGCCCGCCCAGGGAGCGGGTCGTGCAGGATGTCGAGGTGCCGCTGGAAAACTGCGGCGCGTTCCTGAACTGGTTCCTCGACAACGTCCCCATCGAGCCGATCTGGCTGTGCCCGTTGCGGCTACGCGACCAGGGTGCCCAATGGCCGCTGTACCCGCTGCGCCCGCACCACAGCTACGTGAACATCGGGTTCTGGTCCTCGGTGCCCGCCGGACCGGCACCCGGCCACACCAACCGGCTCATCGAGCGCAAGGTCTCCGAACTGGACGGTCACAAGTCGCTGTATTCGGAGTCCTTCTACAGTGCCGACGAGTTCGACGCCCGCTACGGCGGTGAGGCCTACCGGGCGGTGAAGACGGTCTACGACCCCGATGGGCGACTGCTCGATCTCTACGCGAAGGCGGTGCAGAACCGGTGA
- a CDS encoding SRPBCC family protein, translating to MGQVSASSTVLIDAAPEAVLAAVSDYQTVRPKILSAHYSNYSVLEGGQGAGTVVTWKLQATKSRSRDVKADVDVAGKTVIEKDANSTLVTNWTVAPAGTGSTVTVKTSWKGAGGVKGFFEKTFAPLGLRKIQDEVLANLKQELES from the coding sequence ATGGGACAGGTCAGCGCTTCCAGCACCGTATTGATCGATGCCGCACCGGAAGCTGTGCTCGCCGCGGTCTCCGACTATCAGACGGTACGGCCCAAGATCCTCTCCGCGCACTACAGCAACTACTCCGTGCTCGAGGGCGGGCAGGGCGCAGGCACGGTTGTCACGTGGAAGCTGCAGGCCACCAAGTCCCGCTCCCGCGACGTGAAGGCCGACGTCGACGTCGCCGGCAAGACCGTCATCGAGAAGGATGCCAACTCGACCCTGGTCACGAATTGGACGGTCGCACCGGCCGGAACCGGTTCGACCGTCACCGTGAAGACGTCGTGGAAGGGCGCCGGCGGCGTCAAGGGCTTCTTCGAGAAGACCTTCGCCCCGCTCGGGCTGCGCAAGATCCAGGACGAGGTGCTGGCCAACCTGAAGCAGGAACTCGAAAGCTAA
- a CDS encoding Rv3717 family N-acetylmuramoyl-L-alanine amidase, with protein MLVAAGMSASAAPPAGAAPNSIAGKIVFLDPGHNGANDASISRQVPTGRGGTKDCQASGTSTNSGYPEHTFNWDVTLRLRAILDANGVRTAMSRGNDDALGPCVDERAAMANALRPDAIVSVHADGGPATGRGFHVLYSSPPLNTVQAGPSIQFAQIMRDQLQGSGIPPANYIGSNGLDPRSDIAGLNHAQFPSVLVELGNMKNPADSALMESEAGRQKLAEAVARGIATWLANKG; from the coding sequence ATGCTCGTCGCCGCCGGTATGTCCGCCTCGGCCGCGCCGCCGGCCGGCGCCGCGCCCAACAGCATCGCCGGAAAGATCGTGTTCCTCGACCCCGGCCACAACGGCGCCAACGACGCCTCCATCAGCCGCCAGGTGCCCACCGGTCGCGGCGGCACCAAGGATTGCCAGGCCAGCGGCACCTCCACGAACTCCGGTTATCCCGAGCACACTTTCAACTGGGACGTGACCCTGCGTCTGCGGGCAATCCTGGACGCCAACGGGGTCCGGACCGCGATGTCGCGCGGTAACGACGACGCGCTGGGTCCCTGCGTGGACGAGCGCGCCGCGATGGCCAACGCACTGCGGCCCGACGCCATCGTCAGCGTCCACGCCGACGGCGGTCCGGCCACGGGGCGCGGCTTCCACGTCCTGTACTCCTCACCCCCGCTGAACACCGTGCAGGCCGGACCCTCCATCCAGTTCGCCCAGATCATGCGCGACCAACTTCAGGGTTCGGGCATCCCGCCGGCCAACTACATCGGTTCCAACGGCCTGGATCCGCGCTCGGACATCGCCGGGCTCAACCATGCGCAATTCCCCTCGGTGCTGGTCGAACTGGGCAACATGAAGAACCCCGCCGACTCGGCGCTGATGGAGTCCGAGGCCGGGCGCCAGAAGCTCGCCGAGGCGGTGGCCCGGGGCATCGCGACCTGGCTGGCCAACAAGGGTTAG
- a CDS encoding YbaB/EbfC family nucleoid-associated protein: protein MQPGGGQPDMSALLAQAQQVQQQLMEAQEALANAEVHGQGGGGLVQVTMKGSGEVVAVAIDPKVIDPSDPETLQDLIVGALADAAKQVTILAQTRLGPLAGGLGGFGLPGT from the coding sequence ATGCAGCCCGGTGGTGGTCAGCCCGATATGTCCGCGTTGCTCGCGCAGGCTCAGCAGGTGCAGCAGCAGCTCATGGAGGCGCAGGAGGCGCTGGCCAATGCCGAGGTGCACGGTCAGGGCGGTGGCGGCCTGGTCCAGGTCACCATGAAGGGCAGCGGAGAGGTCGTCGCGGTGGCCATCGATCCGAAGGTCATCGACCCGTCCGATCCCGAGACGTTGCAGGATCTCATCGTCGGTGCCCTCGCCGACGCCGCCAAGCAGGTGACCATCCTCGCCCAGACCCGGCTCGGGCCGCTGGCCGGCGGGCTGGGTGGTTTCGGACTGCCGGGTACCTGA
- the recR gene encoding recombination mediator RecR, translated as MFEGPVQDLIDELGKLPGIGPKSAQRIAFHLLSVEPPDIDRLTAVLGRIRDGVTFCAVCGNVSDDVRCRICNDARRDASLVCVVEEPKDIQAVERTREFRGRYHVLGGALDPLSGVGPDQLRIRELLNRIGERVDGVDVAEVIIATDPNTEGEATATYLMRMLRDIPGLTVSRIASGLPMGGDLEFADELTLGRALAGRRAMV; from the coding sequence TTGTTCGAGGGACCGGTACAGGATCTGATCGACGAACTCGGCAAGCTGCCGGGTATCGGGCCCAAGAGTGCCCAACGCATCGCGTTTCATCTGCTGTCGGTGGAGCCGCCGGATATTGATCGGCTGACAGCGGTGCTCGGTCGAATTCGCGATGGTGTCACCTTCTGCGCGGTGTGCGGCAACGTCTCCGATGACGTGCGCTGCCGGATCTGCAACGATGCCCGCCGCGACGCTTCCCTGGTGTGCGTCGTCGAGGAGCCCAAGGACATCCAGGCCGTGGAACGGACCCGCGAGTTCCGGGGCCGCTACCACGTGCTGGGCGGGGCGCTGGATCCGCTGTCCGGCGTGGGCCCGGACCAGCTGCGCATCCGCGAGCTGCTGAACCGGATCGGGGAGCGCGTCGACGGTGTCGACGTCGCCGAGGTGATCATTGCCACCGACCCGAACACCGAGGGTGAGGCGACAGCGACGTACCTCATGCGGATGCTGCGGGATATCCCCGGCCTCACCGTCAGCCGGATCGCGTCGGGCCTGCCGATGGGCGGTGACCTGGAGTTTGCCGACGAATTGACGTTAGGCCGTGCGCTCGCCGGTCGTCGCGCTATGGTCTAG